Proteins encoded in a region of the Streptomyces akebiae genome:
- a CDS encoding aldehyde dehydrogenase family protein, producing the protein MSVERPHIEPGRLFIAGEWREAEAGGRRDVVDPSTGKVVATVAEADQADLDAAVAAAREAFDEGPWSRTPARERSRVLHRVGELIRERADEIAAVESLDVGKPVTLCRAVDVETAAETYEYYSALAQSLDGATRQIPIPAHAYTRRDPVGVCGLITPFNFPLILSSSKLAPALAAGNTVVHKPAEDTSLSALLMADILTDAGVPAGVVNVVTGGAAVGGALLRHHSVDKIAFTGSTRIGRVVAGAAGQQLKPVTVELGGNAPHILFEDADMEKAVGAVIKGFVYNTGQFCMGAPRLLVHSSLHDTVVGILTQAVPGVPVGDPFDPATVVGPMAGERHLENVERYVELARKDGGQVVVGGERLELGGGYYYKPTVITGLDNDARTVQEEVFGPVLTVQSFDTEDEAVALANSTAYGLAAGLHTSDLARAHRVAARLEAGIVWVNDWAMLDPSMPFGGVKQSGYGRESGPEALQEYTKTKSVVISLA; encoded by the coding sequence ATGAGCGTGGAACGGCCGCACATCGAACCGGGGAGGCTGTTCATCGCCGGAGAGTGGCGGGAGGCGGAAGCCGGGGGACGGCGTGATGTCGTCGACCCGTCCACCGGCAAGGTCGTCGCCACGGTCGCGGAGGCCGACCAGGCCGATCTCGACGCCGCGGTGGCCGCCGCCCGCGAGGCGTTCGACGAGGGACCGTGGTCCCGCACACCGGCCCGCGAGCGCTCCCGTGTGCTGCACCGGGTGGGCGAACTGATTCGTGAGCGGGCCGACGAGATCGCCGCCGTCGAAAGCCTGGACGTCGGCAAGCCCGTGACGCTGTGCCGGGCGGTGGACGTGGAGACCGCGGCCGAGACCTATGAGTACTACTCCGCGCTGGCACAGAGTCTGGACGGTGCCACCCGGCAGATCCCGATCCCCGCGCATGCCTACACCCGGCGGGATCCCGTCGGCGTCTGCGGCCTGATCACCCCGTTCAACTTCCCGCTGATCCTGAGTTCCTCCAAGCTGGCCCCGGCGCTCGCGGCCGGGAACACGGTCGTGCACAAACCGGCCGAGGACACGTCGCTCAGCGCGCTGCTGATGGCGGACATCCTCACCGACGCCGGTGTGCCCGCCGGTGTGGTGAACGTGGTCACCGGCGGCGCCGCGGTCGGTGGGGCTCTGCTGCGCCACCACTCCGTGGACAAGATCGCCTTCACGGGCTCGACCAGAATCGGACGCGTCGTGGCCGGCGCGGCGGGCCAACAGCTCAAGCCCGTGACCGTCGAACTGGGCGGCAACGCCCCGCACATCCTCTTCGAGGACGCCGACATGGAGAAGGCCGTCGGCGCGGTCATCAAGGGATTCGTCTACAACACCGGGCAGTTCTGCATGGGCGCCCCCCGGCTGCTGGTCCACAGCTCCCTGCACGACACGGTCGTCGGCATCCTCACGCAGGCCGTGCCCGGGGTGCCCGTCGGCGACCCCTTCGACCCGGCCACCGTGGTCGGCCCGATGGCCGGCGAACGGCACCTGGAGAACGTCGAGAGGTACGTGGAACTCGCCAGGAAGGACGGCGGCCAGGTCGTCGTCGGCGGCGAACGGCTGGAACTCGGCGGCGGCTACTACTACAAGCCCACGGTCATCACCGGCCTGGACAACGACGCCCGAACCGTGCAGGAGGAGGTCTTCGGCCCCGTCCTGACCGTCCAGTCCTTCGACACGGAGGACGAGGCCGTCGCCCTGGCGAACAGCACGGCGTACGGGCTGGCCGCCGGTCTGCACACGTCCGACCTGGCCCGCGCCCACCGTGTCGCCGCCCGCCTGGAGGCCGGGATCGTCTGGGTCAACGACTGGGCCATGCTCGACCCCTCCATGCCCTTCGGCGGTGTCAAGCAGTCCGGCTACGGACGCGAATCCGGCCCGGAGGCACTCCAGGAGTACACGAAGACCAAGTCGGTCGTCATATCCCTGGCGTGA
- a CDS encoding aldehyde dehydrogenase family protein, with product MSQEVGTRPEEPPAATVRTGLLIDGKTVETDSHTAVHDPAAPDRIVGYAAAATQEQARAAVAAADAAFPGWAGMPARRRAEIIEQALGPLDDSAADRAALMTRENGKISFESQVEMGVFVARTRAALDLVDTLDRVRHLAGPPLDSRIHQLPMGVVTVIVPFNWPIAILGASLPYALLAGNTAVVKPPPTVPLALVHTLERFAAGLPAGVLNVVTGDNDAVAPVLTDPRVRKIVFTGSTAAGRTIMAAAARSLASVTLELGGNDPAIVLDDADLSEEHIGRLAQGAFLTSGQVCMAVKRVYVHRSRYEELVAKLSASLDTHRVGPGSDPASTMGPLNSAAQRGKVLAMLAEAADAGAEIRELGTLQEGVASSGGHFLRPALVLDPEPGLRIVTEEQFGPALPILPFDDLDPVVDHVNNDWSGLCSSVWSADPVRASAVAERLRTGTTWVNHANAVVCDDRAPFGGFRQSGIGREMGQDGLLTFTEAHTVTVPGG from the coding sequence ATGTCCCAAGAGGTTGGTACCAGACCAGAGGAACCACCGGCCGCCACGGTGCGGACCGGACTGCTGATCGACGGCAAGACCGTCGAGACCGACAGCCACACCGCAGTCCACGATCCCGCCGCCCCGGACCGGATCGTCGGCTACGCCGCCGCGGCGACACAGGAGCAGGCCCGCGCGGCGGTCGCCGCCGCCGACGCCGCCTTCCCCGGCTGGGCCGGCATGCCCGCCCGGCGGCGCGCGGAGATCATCGAGCAGGCGCTCGGCCCGCTCGACGACAGCGCGGCCGACCGTGCGGCCCTGATGACCCGCGAGAACGGGAAGATCTCATTCGAGAGCCAGGTGGAGATGGGGGTGTTCGTCGCACGTACGCGGGCGGCGCTCGACCTGGTCGACACCCTGGACCGGGTGCGGCACCTCGCCGGTCCGCCGCTGGACTCACGGATCCATCAACTGCCCATGGGCGTGGTCACCGTCATCGTGCCGTTCAACTGGCCGATCGCGATCCTCGGAGCGAGCCTGCCGTACGCGCTGCTCGCCGGGAACACCGCCGTCGTCAAGCCTCCGCCCACCGTGCCGCTGGCGTTGGTGCACACCCTGGAGCGGTTCGCCGCGGGACTCCCGGCAGGCGTGCTGAACGTCGTCACCGGCGACAACGACGCGGTCGCCCCGGTGCTCACCGATCCGCGGGTGCGGAAGATCGTGTTCACCGGCAGCACCGCCGCCGGCCGGACCATCATGGCCGCCGCCGCGCGGAGTCTGGCCTCGGTGACGCTGGAACTCGGCGGCAACGATCCCGCGATCGTCCTGGACGACGCCGACCTGTCCGAGGAGCACATCGGCCGCCTGGCACAGGGCGCGTTCCTGACGAGTGGGCAGGTCTGCATGGCGGTCAAGCGGGTGTACGTCCACAGGTCGCGCTACGAGGAACTCGTCGCCAAGCTGTCCGCCTCCCTCGACACCCACCGTGTGGGACCGGGCTCCGACCCCGCCTCGACCATGGGTCCGCTCAACAGCGCGGCCCAGCGCGGGAAGGTGCTCGCCATGCTGGCCGAGGCGGCCGACGCCGGGGCCGAGATCCGCGAACTGGGCACGCTGCAGGAGGGTGTCGCGTCCTCCGGCGGCCACTTCCTGCGCCCCGCGCTCGTCCTCGACCCCGAGCCGGGCCTGCGGATCGTCACCGAGGAGCAGTTCGGCCCCGCCTTGCCGATCCTGCCGTTCGACGACCTCGACCCCGTGGTGGACCACGTCAACAACGACTGGTCGGGGCTGTGCTCCTCGGTCTGGAGCGCCGACCCGGTTCGTGCCTCCGCCGTCGCGGAGCGTCTGCGCACCGGCACCACATGGGTCAACCACGCCAACGCCGTCGTGTGTGACGACCGGGCCCCCTTCGGCGGTTTCCGGCAGAGCGGCATCGGACGTGAGATGGGTCAGGACGGCCTGCTCACCTTCACCGAGGCGCACACCGTCACGGTCCCGGGCGGCTGA
- a CDS encoding TetR/AcrR family transcriptional regulator — MTGAPRPLRADARRNRERILEVATRAFSERGADASLDAIAKAAGVGPGTLYRHFPSREALIEAAYRSELARVCDSAAELLADNPPDRAMRLWMDRFIDYLATKNGMAEALRAVVASGADPFAESLDRLSAAIGALLRAGADVGLLRSDVDPLDVGFSLGGVSLVANDPVHRERAGRMLDLILDGLRYGAGRDASTRTA; from the coding sequence GTGACCGGTGCACCGCGTCCGCTGCGTGCCGACGCGCGCCGCAATCGGGAACGCATCCTCGAGGTCGCCACGCGGGCGTTCTCCGAGCGAGGCGCCGATGCCTCCCTGGACGCGATCGCCAAGGCGGCCGGCGTCGGTCCCGGTACGCTCTACCGCCACTTCCCCTCCCGTGAGGCGCTCATCGAGGCCGCCTACCGCAGCGAACTGGCCCGCGTGTGCGACAGCGCCGCCGAACTGCTGGCCGACAATCCGCCGGACAGGGCGATGCGGCTGTGGATGGACCGGTTCATCGACTACCTGGCCACCAAGAACGGCATGGCGGAGGCGCTGCGCGCGGTGGTCGCCTCCGGTGCGGATCCCTTCGCCGAAAGTCTCGACCGGCTCAGTGCCGCGATCGGCGCGCTGCTGCGAGCGGGTGCCGACGTCGGTCTCCTGCGCTCCGATGTCGACCCGCTCGACGTGGGTTTCAGCCTCGGCGGCGTATCCCTGGTCGCCAACGACCCGGTGCATCGCGAGAGGGCGGGCCGCATGCTCGACCTGATCCTCGACGGCCTCCGTTACGGAGCCGGCCGGGACGCGTCGACGCGGACGGCGTGA
- a CDS encoding SDR family NAD(P)-dependent oxidoreductase, which yields MNNAGITSPTRFLDVTPAEWDRILDVNVRGSFLVTHRVAAGMAERGFGRIVFLSPVSAERGGGVFGGVAYSAAKAALLGFAKALACELGASGVTVNSVAPGLIDTDITQGKLDEERRAAMIADVPVCRIGAVEDVADIIAFLARPESGYLTGATYDVNGGSHIH from the coding sequence GTGAACAACGCGGGGATCACGTCCCCGACCCGCTTCCTCGACGTCACGCCCGCGGAGTGGGACCGCATCCTCGACGTCAACGTCCGCGGCAGCTTCCTGGTGACCCACCGCGTGGCTGCCGGGATGGCCGAGCGCGGGTTCGGCCGCATCGTCTTCCTGTCGCCCGTCTCGGCCGAACGCGGAGGCGGGGTCTTCGGGGGAGTGGCCTACTCCGCAGCCAAGGCCGCCCTGCTGGGATTCGCCAAGGCCCTCGCCTGCGAACTCGGCGCGTCCGGAGTCACGGTCAACTCCGTCGCACCGGGCCTGATCGACACCGACATCACCCAGGGCAAGCTGGACGAGGAGCGAAGGGCGGCGATGATCGCGGACGTTCCGGTATGCCGCATCGGCGCGGTCGAGGACGTCGCCGACATCATCGCCTTCCTGGCCCGGCCAGAATCCGGCTACCTCACCGGCGCGACGTACGACGTCAACGGCGGATCCCACATCCACTGA
- a CDS encoding LLM class F420-dependent oxidoreductase: MKFGLHYWNYSTPDDPALIAPTLAETARVAEQAGVASFTVMDHFFQMDAMAPAEEPMLEGYTTLGYLAAVTERMTLGMLVTGVMYRYPGILAKTMTTLDVLSGGRSRLGIGASWYEREQLGLGVPVVPVAERFERLEETLRVCLQMWSDDNGPFAGEHYQLAETLCEPRPLSRPHPPIMIGGGGEKKTLRLVARYADACNLFGSTPAEVSHKLDVLRAHCDDEGRDYDSIEKTVLLVRPVLADVAGTLADIEQYAALGVSEILATPDRHPVEFATGVAENLLPRLSSLA, translated from the coding sequence ATGAAGTTCGGCCTGCACTACTGGAACTACTCGACCCCCGACGACCCCGCGCTTATCGCTCCCACGCTGGCCGAGACCGCCCGCGTGGCCGAGCAGGCCGGTGTGGCGTCGTTCACGGTGATGGACCACTTCTTCCAGATGGACGCCATGGCTCCCGCCGAGGAACCCATGCTGGAGGGTTACACGACCCTCGGCTACTTGGCCGCGGTGACGGAGCGGATGACCCTCGGCATGCTCGTCACCGGCGTGATGTACCGGTACCCGGGAATCCTGGCCAAGACGATGACCACGCTGGATGTGCTCTCCGGCGGGCGGAGCCGGCTCGGCATCGGCGCCTCATGGTACGAGCGGGAACAGCTCGGTCTCGGCGTCCCGGTGGTGCCGGTCGCCGAGCGCTTCGAGCGGCTGGAGGAGACACTCAGGGTCTGCCTGCAGATGTGGAGCGACGACAACGGCCCCTTCGCGGGTGAGCACTACCAGCTGGCGGAGACGCTCTGCGAACCGCGGCCGCTCAGCCGGCCCCACCCGCCCATCATGATCGGCGGCGGCGGGGAGAAGAAGACGTTGCGGCTGGTGGCCCGCTACGCCGACGCCTGCAACCTGTTCGGCTCCACTCCGGCGGAGGTGTCGCACAAGCTCGACGTACTGCGCGCGCATTGCGACGACGAGGGGCGCGACTACGACAGCATCGAGAAGACCGTGCTGCTGGTCCGCCCGGTCCTCGCGGACGTTGCCGGCACCTTGGCGGACATCGAGCAGTACGCCGCCCTGGGCGTGTCCGAGATCCTGGCGACGCCCGACCGTCACCCGGTCGAGTTCGCCACGGGGGTCGCGGAGAACCTCCTTCCGCGTCTCTCCTCCCTCGCCTGA